Proteins from a genomic interval of Phoenix dactylifera cultivar Barhee BC4 unplaced genomic scaffold, palm_55x_up_171113_PBpolish2nd_filt_p 000621F, whole genome shotgun sequence:
- the LOC120106758 gene encoding acyl-CoA--sterol O-acyltransferase 1-like: MRALSKRRTWVFLFLVVYSLLLSSSWNLLLSIRSWYNSAAASASSRAAAGWKALYASVLYGGVFGLLSMGAALAVAVPATLVTWITIFVLLAFFLAWLALFKLLLLAFGLGPLCPSLPLLPFLFTSSFPVKIQTKPKPKPPISSSLSTLHRLITAVKVLLLATIISSYRYSDRMHPYLLLAIYCCHIYLILDLGLASIAKIATGLLGLELEPQFNNPLGASSLQDF; encoded by the coding sequence ATGCGGGCGTTGAGCAAGCGGCGGACGtgggtcttcctcttcctcgtcgtctactccctcctcctctcctcctcttggaacctcctcctctccatccgcTCCTGGTACAACTCGGCggccgcctccgcctcctcccgCGCCGCCGCCGGCTGGAAGGCCCTCTATGCCTCCGTGCTCTACGGAGGGGTCTTCGGCCTGCTCTCCATGGGGGCGGCGCTAGCCGTGGCGGTGCCGGCCACGTTGGTCACCTGGATCACGATCTTCGTGCTGCTCGCCTTCTTCCTCGCCTGGCTCGCCCTCttcaagctcctcctcctcgccttCGGCCTCGGCCCCCTCtgcccctccctccccctcctccccttcctGTTCACCTCCTCCTTCCCTGTCAAGATCCAAACCAAACCCAAGCCCAAGCCTCCCATCTCTTCATCTTTATCCACCCTTCACCGCCTCATCACTGCCGTCAAGGTTCTCCTCTTGGCCACCATCATCTCCAGCTACCGCTACAGTGATAGAATGCATCCGTACCTCCTCCTCGCCATCTACTGCTGCCACATCTACCTGATCCTAGATCTCGGTCTCGCCTCCATTGCCAAGATCGCCACCGGTCTCCTTGGCCTCGAGCTGGAGCCCCAGTTCAACAACCCCTTAGGCGCCTCCTCCCTTCAAGACTTCTGA
- the LOC120106759 gene encoding probable long-chain-alcohol O-fatty-acyltransferase 5, translating to MVSSILRPSVYDPVQARWGLDAGILATFFVSGLMHELMFYYLTLALPTGEVTAFFVLHGLLTVAERKARKAGWWRPHPLVAAPLALGLIVGTGYWLFFPPLLRGGADAVGLAEFSAVMGVFQTPSLPPSISKFGISDHSSLWQRRCLILLSLKPPSH from the coding sequence ATGGTCTCTTCCATCCTCCGCCCCTCCGTCTACGACCCCGTCCAAGCCCGCTGGGGGCTCGACGCCGGCATCCTCGCCACCTTCTTCGTCTCCGGCCTCATGCACGAGCTCATGTTCTACTACCTCACCTTGGCACTTCCCACCGGGGAGGTTACCGCGTTCTTCGTCCTCCACGGGCTGCTCACGGTGGCGGAGAGGAAGGCCCGGAAGGCCGGCTGGTGGCGGCCGCACCCCCTCGTGGCGGCGCCGCTTGCACTCGGGTTGATCGTCGGCACCGGGTACTGGCTCTTCTTCCCGCCCCTCCTGAGAGGTGGGGCCGACGCGGTGGGGCTGGCGGAGTTTTCTGCTGTGATGGGAGTTTTCCAAACCCCCTCACTGCCTCCTAGTATCTCCAAGTTTGGGATCTCCGACCATTCGAGCCTATGGCAGAGAAGGTGCTTGATCTTACTCTCTCTTAAACCTCCTTCTCATTAG